The following coding sequences are from one Virgibacillus necropolis window:
- the recA gene encoding recombinase RecA, with protein MSDKKQALDMALRNIEKQFGKGSIMKLGETAEQRIATIPSGSLALDVALGIGGYPRGRVVEIYGPESSGKTTVALHAIAEAQNKGGQAAFIDAEHALDPTYARALGVNIDELLLSQPDTGEQALEIAEALVRSGAIDIVVVDSVAALVPKAEIEGEMGDSHMGLQARLMSQALRKLSGAINKSKTTAIFINQVREKIGVMFGNPETTPGGRALKFYASVRLEVRRAETLKQGNDILGNKAKIKVVKNKVAPPFKVAEVDIMYGFGISREGELIDVGSELDIVEKSGSWYSYNGERLGQGRENAKQFLKENENVLLEIKEKIRSHYNLDAKPEESIEAGQETLDV; from the coding sequence TTGAGCGATAAAAAACAAGCATTAGATATGGCGTTAAGAAATATAGAGAAGCAATTTGGTAAAGGTTCTATTATGAAGTTAGGTGAAACAGCTGAACAAAGAATTGCAACAATTCCAAGTGGTTCTTTGGCATTAGACGTTGCATTAGGAATAGGTGGATATCCACGTGGGCGTGTTGTTGAAATTTATGGTCCAGAGTCTTCTGGTAAAACAACTGTAGCCTTACATGCGATTGCAGAGGCGCAAAATAAAGGTGGACAAGCCGCGTTTATTGATGCCGAACATGCACTCGATCCAACTTATGCGAGAGCATTAGGAGTTAATATTGACGAATTACTTTTGTCCCAACCAGATACTGGCGAGCAAGCACTAGAAATAGCAGAAGCTCTTGTGCGAAGTGGTGCAATAGATATTGTTGTAGTTGACTCAGTTGCTGCTCTTGTTCCTAAAGCGGAAATAGAAGGAGAAATGGGAGACTCACATATGGGACTACAAGCTCGACTTATGTCCCAAGCGTTGAGAAAGCTTTCAGGCGCCATTAATAAATCAAAAACTACTGCCATTTTTATTAACCAAGTTAGAGAAAAAATCGGTGTTATGTTTGGTAATCCGGAAACAACGCCTGGAGGTCGTGCACTTAAATTTTATGCGTCTGTCCGCTTAGAGGTACGTCGTGCAGAAACATTAAAACAAGGGAACGATATACTTGGAAATAAAGCAAAAATCAAAGTTGTAAAAAATAAAGTAGCACCTCCATTTAAAGTTGCTGAAGTGGATATCATGTATGGCTTCGGAATTTCAAGAGAAGGAGAACTTATTGATGTCGGATCAGAGCTAGACATCGTTGAAAAAAGTGGTTCGTGGTATTCCTATAATGGGGAGCGCCTTGGTCAGGGTAGAGAAAATGCAAAACAATTCTTAAAAGAAAATGAAAATGTTTTGCTAGAAATAAAAGAAAAGATTCGTAGTCACTATAACTTAGATGCTAAACCAGAAGAGTCTATTGAAGCAGGGCAAGAAACTCTGGATGTGTAA
- a CDS encoding competence/damage-inducible protein A: MKQVNAEIVAVGTELLLGQIANTNAQWISEKLALHGVNVLFHSVVGDNLQRVHDQFEQAANRSDVIVVTGGLGPTDDDLTREAFQLLSGLTMNEHKLSMDKISAYFEKQKRIMTPNNKKQARVFEDATVLENKVGMAPGMIINRDDKVWVFLPGVPKEMKQLFSDEVLPYIQNLSEENTIIESRMLQFIGIGEAQLEYELKDIIAAQTNPTIAPLAQLEGVAIRLTAKANTKDQAQQLITDTQQRIEGRVGSYLYGINNETIEQRVFQLLKGKNKTVAAAESLTGGMFTDRLIAVEGASSVCPGGIVCYDTKVKEKLLHVPTHITKDIGVISEECADSLATNIRTVLGSSIGISFTGVAGPSCVDNHPVGTVYIGMVDDMGKKQIEKFVFRGDRQSIRKKAVWKGYELLFNFLK; encoded by the coding sequence ATGAAACAAGTAAATGCAGAAATTGTTGCTGTAGGTACAGAACTACTACTTGGTCAAATTGCAAATACGAATGCACAATGGATTTCAGAGAAACTTGCGTTACATGGGGTGAACGTGCTTTTCCATAGTGTTGTAGGTGATAACCTACAAAGAGTGCATGACCAGTTTGAGCAGGCAGCTAATCGTTCGGATGTCATCGTGGTTACTGGTGGTTTAGGACCAACAGATGATGATTTAACGAGGGAAGCATTTCAACTTTTATCTGGTTTAACAATGAATGAACATAAGCTTTCCATGGATAAGATCTCTGCATATTTTGAAAAGCAAAAACGGATCATGACACCAAACAATAAAAAACAGGCTCGCGTATTTGAAGATGCAACTGTACTTGAAAATAAAGTTGGAATGGCACCAGGTATGATTATTAATCGAGATGATAAAGTGTGGGTTTTTCTTCCTGGTGTACCAAAAGAAATGAAGCAACTTTTTTCGGATGAAGTTTTACCTTATATCCAAAACTTGTCCGAAGAAAACACAATTATAGAGTCTAGAATGCTTCAGTTTATTGGTATAGGTGAAGCGCAATTAGAGTATGAACTAAAAGATATCATAGCCGCACAGACTAACCCGACGATTGCCCCTCTTGCTCAATTAGAGGGTGTTGCTATTCGTTTGACAGCAAAAGCTAATACAAAAGATCAGGCGCAACAATTAATAACGGATACACAGCAGAGAATTGAAGGTAGGGTCGGCTCCTATTTATATGGGATTAATAATGAAACGATTGAACAACGCGTTTTTCAATTATTAAAGGGAAAAAATAAAACAGTAGCCGCTGCAGAAAGTTTAACTGGCGGAATGTTCACTGATAGATTGATAGCTGTAGAGGGTGCATCATCTGTTTGTCCTGGAGGGATCGTTTGTTATGATACGAAAGTTAAAGAAAAACTCTTGCACGTCCCAACACATATTACGAAAGATATTGGTGTGATTAGTGAGGAATGCGCGGATTCTTTAGCAACTAATATACGCACTGTTCTAGGTTCATCTATAGGAATTAGTTTTACTGGTGTTGCTGGTCCAAGTTGCGTAGACAATCATCCAGTAGGAACTGTGTATATTGGAATGGTTGATGACATGGGTAAAAAACAAATAGAGAAATTTGTTTTTCGTGGTGACCGTCAATCCATTAGAAAAAAAGCTGTCTGGAAAGGCTATGAACTTTTATTTAATTTCTTAAAATAG
- the pgsA gene encoding CDP-diacylglycerol--glycerol-3-phosphate 3-phosphatidyltransferase, which produces MNIPNKITLSRIFLIPIFILLLSIPFDWGEITIGEAVLPVSHLVAGLLFIVASTTDWVDGYYARKYNLVTNLGKFLDPLADKLLVSAALILLVELGLAPAWVVIVIISREFAVTGLRLVAAGEGIVLAASQMGKLKTWIQIVAISALLLHNFPFSYIGFRFDIVSLYAALIITAYSGYDYFVKNWNVMRDSK; this is translated from the coding sequence ATGAACATACCTAATAAGATTACACTATCACGTATATTTTTAATTCCCATTTTCATCCTATTGTTATCTATTCCTTTTGATTGGGGCGAGATAACTATTGGTGAAGCGGTTTTACCTGTATCACATTTGGTAGCAGGATTGTTATTTATCGTAGCTTCAACAACTGATTGGGTAGATGGATATTATGCCCGTAAGTATAATCTTGTCACAAATTTAGGGAAATTTTTAGACCCACTTGCAGATAAACTTCTTGTTTCTGCAGCTTTAATATTGCTTGTTGAGCTCGGTTTGGCACCAGCCTGGGTTGTCATAGTAATTATAAGTAGGGAATTTGCTGTAACAGGATTACGACTAGTTGCAGCTGGAGAAGGTATTGTCTTGGCAGCTAGTCAAATGGGTAAATTAAAAACATGGATTCAAATAGTTGCTATTTCAGCGTTACTTCTTCACAATTTTCCATTTTCATATATAGGCTTTCGCTTTGACATAGTTAGCCTGTATGCAGCATTAATAATCACTGCATATTCTGGGTATGATTATTTTGTTAAAAATTGGAATGTAATGAGGGATTCGAAGTGA
- a CDS encoding RodZ domain-containing protein, producing MEIGARLKEARVAQNLSLESVQETTKIQKRYLIAIEEGNLNVLPGKFYARAFIKEYATAVGLDSNELLDEYKEEIPGTEEKSTEQYTRIQRSRRDSNSSKGPVIFSLFPTIIVILLIIGIFFAAWYFISKTTANDSADPVDSPDDNEIIYDPGEKNTQDNQPSDEDTNSDEGSKSQDDTTTDEKKSDSTTEDPDIEKVEPTLDLVEEGSGTSPKSTFELNNASENVVITLEADGESYLAITNDEEKQYFTGIISAANSPQEIDVSGDKRVYFNVGNAPALQITIDGVELEYPLDETEKVHQKIWININQTEK from the coding sequence ATGGAAATTGGAGCGAGATTAAAAGAAGCACGTGTAGCACAAAATTTGTCCCTTGAAAGTGTCCAGGAAACAACGAAGATTCAAAAACGATATCTAATTGCTATTGAAGAAGGTAATCTTAATGTGTTACCAGGGAAGTTCTACGCTCGTGCATTTATTAAAGAGTATGCTACAGCCGTTGGATTAGACTCTAATGAATTATTAGATGAATATAAAGAGGAAATACCGGGAACGGAAGAAAAAAGTACAGAACAATACACTCGAATCCAGCGCTCAAGAAGAGATTCAAATTCTTCGAAAGGTCCAGTAATTTTTTCTCTTTTTCCAACAATAATTGTTATTTTACTTATAATTGGTATCTTTTTTGCAGCTTGGTATTTCATTTCAAAAACAACGGCCAATGATTCTGCAGATCCAGTAGATAGCCCAGATGACAATGAAATTATCTATGACCCTGGAGAAAAGAATACCCAGGATAATCAACCATCTGATGAAGATACTAATTCTGATGAGGGTAGTAAATCACAAGATGATACAACTACAGATGAAAAAAAATCGGATAGTACGACAGAGGATCCAGATATAGAAAAAGTTGAACCTACTTTAGATTTAGTGGAAGAAGGATCAGGTACGAGTCCAAAATCTACCTTTGAGCTAAATAATGCCAGTGAAAACGTAGTAATAACGTTGGAAGCTGATGGTGAGTCGTACTTAGCAATAACAAATGATGAAGAAAAACAGTATTTTACTGGAATCATTTCTGCTGCTAATTCCCCGCAAGAAATAGATGTGTCTGGTGATAAGCGGGTTTATTTTAATGTTGGAAATGCTCCCGCCCTACAAATAACAATTGATGGGGTCGAGTTAGAATACCCTCTCGACGAAACAGAAAAGGTACATCAAAAGATTTGGATAAATATTAATCAAACTGAAAAATAA
- a CDS encoding DUF3388 domain-containing protein — MEKTEWYLEYEIQYNRPGILGDISSLLGMLSINIISINGVENSRRGMLLLSKKDEQITRLRSILETTETIKITKLRKPKLRDKLAVRHGRYIQSDVDDKKTFRFVRDELGLLVDFMAELYKKEGHKLIGIRGMPRVGKTESIVAASVCANKRWLFVSSTLLKQTIRSQLIKDEYNSDNIYIIDGIVSTRRANEKHWQLIREIMALPAIKVVEHPDMFVKSTEYELKDFDYIIELRSNEGEEITYEPIEKEQESNESGFSMFDF; from the coding sequence ATGGAGAAAACAGAATGGTACCTTGAATATGAAATTCAATATAACCGTCCTGGTATATTAGGTGACATTTCTTCTTTATTAGGAATGCTTTCCATTAATATTATTTCAATTAATGGTGTTGAAAATTCAAGACGAGGCATGCTTTTGCTATCTAAAAAAGATGAACAAATTACCCGACTAAGGTCAATATTGGAAACAACTGAAACGATCAAAATTACTAAACTTCGTAAACCAAAGCTACGTGATAAATTGGCTGTAAGACATGGCAGATACATACAAAGTGATGTTGATGATAAAAAAACGTTTCGCTTTGTACGTGATGAATTAGGACTATTAGTTGATTTTATGGCAGAGTTATATAAAAAGGAAGGTCACAAATTAATTGGAATTCGCGGAATGCCAAGGGTTGGGAAAACAGAGTCGATTGTGGCTGCCAGTGTTTGTGCGAATAAACGTTGGTTATTTGTATCTAGTACATTATTAAAACAAACAATTCGGAGTCAATTAATTAAAGATGAATACAATAGTGATAATATTTATATCATTGATGGAATTGTGTCAACGCGACGCGCTAATGAAAAGCATTGGCAATTAATCAGAGAAATAATGGCATTGCCTGCAATTAAAGTGGTGGAGCATCCAGATATGTTTGTAAAATCGACTGAATATGAGTTGAAAGATTTTGATTATATTATTGAACTGCGTAGTAATGAGGGTGAAGAGATTACATACGAACCGATAGAAAAAGAACAAGAATCAAATGAAAGTGGTTTCTCGATGTTTGATTTTTAA
- a CDS encoding DUF3243 domain-containing protein — protein MSVLDNFDTWKEFLSNRLEQAQSEGMSQQAVNNVAYEVGDYLSKSVDAKNNEEAVLRELWTAASKEEKQALASTMVKLVQNQGNTPQ, from the coding sequence ATGTCTGTTTTAGATAATTTTGATACATGGAAAGAGTTCTTGTCGAATCGTTTGGAACAAGCCCAGTCAGAGGGTATGAGTCAACAAGCGGTCAACAACGTAGCATATGAAGTAGGCGATTATCTGTCAAAGAGTGTAGATGCAAAAAATAATGAGGAGGCTGTCTTAAGAGAGTTATGGACCGCTGCTTCAAAAGAAGAAAAACAAGCATTGGCAAGTACAATGGTTAAACTTGTTCAAAACCAAGGTAATACACCACAATAA
- the ymfI gene encoding elongation factor P 5-aminopentanone reductase, with the protein MGKNVLIIGASGDIGLAIAKQLASDGYSLLLHFNKNNDGFKSIRGTINEECILTEIKADLSHADGIKYLLSQLVFPVDAIIIASGRAHHALFQDSQEDVMDEMLTLHVKAPWMIVNHVLPTMVQKKKGSIIFITSIWGNVGASNEVLYSSVKGAQNSFVKALAKEVAPSGISVNAISPGFIDTKMNHHLSEEEKQAIVDQIPMNRPGFPGEIAHTVRFLMDEKSTYIQGEIINIDGAW; encoded by the coding sequence ATGGGGAAAAACGTATTAATTATTGGTGCAAGTGGCGATATTGGCCTGGCCATTGCTAAACAATTAGCAAGTGATGGATATAGCCTTCTTCTTCATTTCAATAAAAATAATGATGGGTTTAAAAGCATACGAGGAACTATAAATGAGGAATGTATTTTAACAGAAATCAAAGCCGATCTTAGTCATGCTGATGGAATTAAGTATTTATTAAGTCAGTTAGTATTTCCAGTAGATGCAATTATCATTGCGAGCGGGAGAGCACATCATGCACTTTTCCAGGACAGTCAAGAAGATGTAATGGACGAAATGCTAACATTGCATGTGAAAGCTCCTTGGATGATTGTTAATCATGTACTACCCACTATGGTCCAAAAGAAAAAAGGGTCAATTATTTTCATCACATCCATTTGGGGTAATGTTGGTGCGAGTAATGAGGTACTGTATTCATCGGTTAAAGGAGCCCAAAATAGTTTTGTGAAAGCATTAGCTAAAGAGGTTGCACCGAGTGGTATATCTGTTAACGCCATAAGTCCTGGGTTTATTGATACAAAAATGAATCATCATTTATCAGAGGAAGAAAAACAAGCAATTGTCGATCAGATACCGATGAATAGACCCGGGTTTCCTGGTGAAATTGCTCATACAGTTCGTTTTCTTATGGACGAGAAATCAACTTATATTCAAGGTGAAATTATTAATATTGACGGCGCATGGTAA
- the yfmH gene encoding EF-P 5-aminopentanol modification-associated protein YfmH: MSTKRYDDINEVLRAEKLANGLNVFLLPKRELSKTFAIFSTDYGSIDLSFVPRNKQDAVTVPEGVAHFLEHKLFEKEDHDVFADFSKQGASANAFTSFTQTAYLFTATNYIEQNVETLLDFVQEPYFSDQSVEKEKGIIGQEITMYDDQPDWRVFMGTIQNLFHHHPVKVDIAGTVESIASITKEDLYECYQTFYHPDNMTLFIAGNFDEENMMELIKQNQLSKEFPPSDQIKRIMPDEPKEVYKKETTINMPVSIPKCSVGIKGLVNGSDSDTFLVTDLVQGMIVDFYFSEGGSFYQELYQEGIIDNSFYFETTVEKGFGYAIIGSNTSKPEEFEKRVKEMLLSIKEKKISEAEFERMKKKQIGQLLRAMNSIEFIAKKYIHYHTMGIDFLEIIPRLQSLTYEEVSSFLKDWIKEEQLTTFKIKAE; encoded by the coding sequence TTGTCAACGAAAAGATATGATGATATAAACGAAGTGTTACGAGCAGAAAAGCTAGCAAATGGGTTAAACGTATTTTTGTTACCAAAACGAGAACTTTCCAAGACGTTTGCGATATTTTCAACGGATTATGGATCGATTGACCTTTCCTTCGTTCCGAGAAATAAACAGGATGCGGTTACCGTTCCTGAAGGGGTTGCCCACTTCTTGGAGCACAAGTTATTTGAAAAAGAGGATCATGATGTATTTGCTGACTTTAGTAAACAGGGTGCTTCAGCAAATGCTTTTACATCCTTCACGCAAACAGCATACCTATTCACTGCAACTAATTATATTGAGCAAAATGTAGAAACATTACTTGATTTTGTACAGGAACCTTATTTCTCGGACCAATCAGTTGAAAAGGAAAAGGGTATAATTGGTCAAGAAATTACCATGTACGATGACCAACCGGATTGGCGGGTTTTTATGGGTACTATCCAAAATTTATTTCATCATCATCCAGTGAAGGTAGATATTGCAGGTACGGTAGAATCGATCGCATCCATCACAAAAGAAGATTTGTATGAATGTTACCAAACTTTCTATCATCCTGATAACATGACATTGTTTATAGCGGGTAATTTTGATGAGGAAAACATGATGGAACTTATTAAACAAAATCAACTATCGAAAGAATTTCCTCCATCAGACCAAATCAAACGAATCATGCCAGATGAACCAAAGGAAGTATATAAAAAAGAAACAACGATTAACATGCCAGTTTCTATCCCGAAGTGTTCAGTGGGAATTAAAGGATTGGTGAACGGATCAGATAGCGATACCTTTTTAGTAACCGATCTTGTGCAAGGTATGATAGTAGATTTTTACTTTTCAGAGGGAGGATCATTTTATCAGGAATTGTATCAAGAAGGTATAATTGACAATAGTTTCTATTTCGAAACAACTGTAGAAAAAGGATTTGGGTATGCAATTATAGGAAGTAATACCTCAAAACCCGAAGAATTCGAAAAACGTGTTAAAGAAATGTTGCTAAGTATCAAAGAGAAGAAAATAAGTGAAGCTGAATTTGAACGGATGAAGAAAAAACAAATTGGACAATTGTTGCGAGCCATGAACTCGATTGAGTTTATTGCAAAAAAATATATTCATTATCATACAATGGGAATTGATTTCTTAGAGATAATTCCAAGGTTACAATCATTAACATATGAAGAAGTTTCGTCATTTTTAAAGGATTGGATTAAAGAAGAGCAGCTAACTACATTTAAAATTAAAGCGGAATAG
- the yfmF gene encoding EF-P 5-aminopentanol modification-associated protein YfmF, translated as MNQVNEKVVESGGLNVHLVPSKKFKTINFVVKFKEPLNRSTITKRAILPYILQQGTNKFPNRSELQQKLDDLYGAVLSIDGTKKGNFHIITFRLEIPNQRFLENESALIEDTMELLNEIIISPKSSGNGFDSAIVEREKETLKRKISSIMDDKMSYANRRLIDEMCENEVYQTHVHGYLDDLPELHGENLLTYYQSVLKENSVDFYVLGDFEENQMENIIKKHIGKGLSSTKSITSTNEKKKNSKPKTIIEKQELQQAKLHIGYRTNCIYSDKLYFALQVFNGLFGGFPNSKLFYHVREKNSLAYYAASRIESHKGLLFVFSGIAPKDFQQAKEIMDHQMDAMKNGDFTEDEISSTKELIVNQLLETLDHPQGIIELLYQQVVANHSLSPDDLITNIQAVSKQDVLDVGQSIVEDTTYLLTTKGEE; from the coding sequence ATGAACCAAGTGAATGAAAAAGTAGTGGAATCAGGTGGACTTAACGTTCATTTGGTGCCTAGTAAAAAGTTCAAAACAATAAATTTTGTAGTTAAATTTAAAGAACCTTTAAACCGATCAACCATTACAAAGCGTGCTATTCTTCCGTATATTTTGCAACAAGGTACAAATAAATTTCCAAATCGTAGTGAATTACAACAAAAGTTAGACGATTTATATGGCGCAGTTTTATCTATAGACGGAACTAAAAAAGGGAATTTTCATATTATAACGTTCCGCTTGGAGATTCCAAATCAACGTTTTTTAGAAAATGAATCCGCACTTATAGAAGATACTATGGAACTTTTAAATGAAATAATAATTAGTCCAAAGTCCTCTGGAAATGGCTTTGATTCAGCAATTGTTGAACGTGAAAAAGAAACGTTAAAACGGAAGATTAGTTCAATAATGGATGATAAGATGAGTTACGCAAATAGGCGATTAATTGATGAAATGTGTGAGAATGAAGTGTACCAAACCCATGTGCATGGTTATTTAGATGACTTACCAGAATTGCATGGCGAAAACCTGCTTACATACTACCAGTCGGTTTTAAAGGAAAATAGTGTAGATTTTTATGTACTAGGTGATTTTGAAGAAAATCAAATGGAAAATATAATTAAAAAACATATTGGAAAAGGTCTTTCTTCAACCAAATCCATCACGTCAACGAATGAGAAAAAGAAAAATAGTAAACCAAAAACAATAATTGAAAAACAAGAATTACAACAAGCCAAACTTCATATCGGTTACCGAACGAATTGCATCTATAGTGATAAATTGTATTTCGCATTGCAAGTATTTAACGGCCTGTTCGGAGGATTTCCTAATTCGAAACTTTTTTATCATGTTCGGGAGAAAAATAGTCTCGCCTATTATGCTGCGTCTCGAATAGAGAGTCACAAGGGGCTATTATTTGTTTTCAGTGGTATTGCGCCGAAAGACTTTCAACAAGCTAAAGAAATCATGGATCATCAAATGGATGCAATGAAAAATGGTGATTTTACAGAAGATGAAATTAGTTCAACAAAGGAGTTAATTGTCAATCAGCTGCTAGAAACACTGGATCATCCCCAAGGCATAATTGAGTTGTTGTATCAACAGGTAGTAGCAAATCATTCCTTATCACCAGATGATTTAATTACAAATATACAAGCGGTTAGCAAGCAGGACGTTCTTGATGTGGGTCAATCTATTGTGGAAGACACCACTTATTTACTAACAACTAAGGGAGAGGAGTAA
- a CDS encoding ABC transporter permease produces the protein MNIVDLLQSIIPPALFFSAPLIFTALGGVFSERSGVVNIGLEGLMVMGAFVGVVFNLTFADTLGMWTPWVSILVAMIVSAIFSLIHAVASVTFRADQVVSGVAINFLALGLGVFLTKQWYDKGQTDMVSKPFYTTDIKYLSDIPVLGPIFFQNIYLTSHLAIALAFVAWYVLYKTPFGLRLRAVGEHPMAADTNGISVYKMRYIAVVISGAMGGLGGSVFALTIALNFSHATIVGQGFMALAAVIFGKWHPLGAMGAALFFGFAQSLSVISAGIPLLEDVPQVFLLIAPYVLTILALAGFIGRAEAPKANGIPYIKGSR, from the coding sequence ATGAACATTGTAGATCTATTACAATCAATTATTCCACCTGCATTATTCTTTTCAGCACCCCTTATTTTTACAGCGCTGGGTGGCGTTTTTAGTGAACGTTCCGGAGTAGTTAATATAGGACTTGAAGGATTAATGGTTATGGGGGCATTCGTAGGCGTTGTGTTTAACCTCACCTTTGCTGATACGTTAGGAATGTGGACTCCTTGGGTTTCCATTTTAGTAGCAATGATTGTTTCAGCGATATTTTCACTTATTCATGCGGTTGCATCTGTTACCTTTCGTGCAGATCAAGTGGTAAGCGGTGTAGCTATTAACTTCCTTGCCTTAGGTCTAGGAGTATTTTTAACCAAACAATGGTATGATAAAGGCCAGACAGATATGGTAAGCAAACCATTCTACACTACCGATATTAAATATCTAAGTGATATTCCTGTTTTAGGACCGATTTTCTTTCAAAATATTTATTTAACATCGCATTTAGCTATCGCACTTGCATTTGTTGCTTGGTATGTATTATATAAAACACCGTTCGGATTGCGATTACGCGCGGTAGGTGAACATCCAATGGCAGCTGATACAAATGGGATAAGTGTGTATAAAATGCGCTATATTGCAGTAGTTATATCAGGCGCAATGGGTGGTTTGGGTGGTTCTGTTTTTGCACTAACAATTGCATTAAACTTTTCACACGCAACCATTGTTGGTCAAGGTTTCATGGCACTAGCTGCTGTGATCTTCGGTAAATGGCATCCACTTGGGGCTATGGGGGCCGCGCTATTTTTTGGCTTTGCACAAAGTTTAAGTGTTATCAGTGCAGGTATACCATTATTAGAAGACGTACCACAGGTTTTCTTATTAATTGCGCCATATGTACTTACAATTCTTGCGTTAGCTGGATTCATTGGCCGAGCGGAAGCACCAAAAGCAAATGGTATCCCATATATTAAAGGTAGCAGATAG
- a CDS encoding ABC transporter permease encodes MTSNKLFNILVPVISVLLGLISGAILMLVFGYNPIDGYLALWNGAFGDLYFMGETVRQITPYILTGLAVAFAFRSGLFNIGAEGQVIVGWLAAIWVGLAVDAPIYIHLPLAVLAAAIAGGLWGFIPGILKAKLGVHEVIVTIMLNYTALYITNAVIRNILTDSKDSTETIPATASMASEWLQQMTFYSRMHYGILLALFAALIMWFIIEKTTTGYELRSVGFNQYASKYAGMNVQKNIVLSMVISGAFAGLAGATEGLGTFGYMSVQSGFTNLGFDGIAVALLGANTAIGVIIAACLFGVLKVGALNMPLAADVPAELVDIIIAIIIFFVASSYIIRWAILRFKKEGK; translated from the coding sequence ATGACATCTAACAAATTATTTAATATTTTAGTACCAGTAATATCTGTACTTCTCGGCCTAATCTCAGGTGCTATCCTTATGCTGGTTTTTGGTTATAATCCAATAGATGGTTATCTTGCACTTTGGAATGGCGCGTTTGGTGATTTGTACTTTATGGGTGAAACAGTAAGACAAATAACGCCATACATTTTAACCGGACTTGCTGTCGCTTTTGCTTTTCGTTCAGGACTGTTTAATATCGGTGCTGAGGGGCAAGTAATTGTCGGATGGCTAGCAGCGATATGGGTAGGACTTGCTGTAGATGCACCTATTTATATTCATTTGCCACTTGCTGTATTAGCTGCAGCGATAGCGGGGGGGCTTTGGGGATTCATCCCAGGTATACTAAAAGCAAAGTTAGGTGTTCATGAAGTCATTGTAACCATTATGTTAAATTATACGGCGTTATATATAACGAATGCCGTGATTCGAAACATATTAACAGATTCAAAGGATTCAACTGAAACGATTCCAGCAACGGCATCTATGGCATCTGAGTGGTTACAACAAATGACCTTTTACTCACGGATGCATTACGGAATACTTTTAGCATTATTCGCTGCATTAATTATGTGGTTCATCATTGAAAAAACTACTACAGGTTATGAGCTACGGTCTGTAGGATTTAATCAATATGCATCAAAATATGCTGGAATGAACGTACAAAAAAATATTGTTTTATCGATGGTTATTTCAGGAGCTTTTGCGGGACTTGCAGGCGCAACTGAGGGACTTGGTACATTTGGTTATATGTCTGTACAATCAGGTTTTACGAATTTAGGATTTGATGGAATAGCTGTAGCATTATTAGGAGCAAACACAGCTATTGGTGTTATTATTGCTGCTTGTTTATTTGGAGTATTAAAAGTTGGTGCTTTAAATATGCCACTTGCGGCAGATGTACCGGCAGAACTAGTAGACATTATAATTGCAATTATAATTTTCTTTGTAGCATCAAGCTATATCATCAGATGGGCTATTCTACGCTTTAAAAAGGAGGGGAAATAA